The proteins below come from a single Candidatus Eisenbacteria bacterium genomic window:
- a CDS encoding NYN domain-containing protein codes for MNRTVFLVDGFNLYHSVVEASRDATGTTTKWLDIKKLCFSYLPIAGKFGSEKATLERVYYFSAPPTHRTPDKLGRHLLFMKCLRATGINVELARFKQKEVYCPNCKRVFITHAEKETDVAIAARLFEVCCGDECETVILMTGDTDLAPAVRVCKRMFPSKLVFFAFPYKRTNRELAGLAPESFSIKLKAYLRNQFPDPLVLPDGTAIQKPSNW; via the coding sequence ATGAATAGAACCGTCTTCCTAGTCGATGGTTTCAACCTATATCACTCCGTAGTGGAAGCCAGCCGAGACGCTACCGGCACGACGACAAAATGGCTTGATATCAAGAAGCTCTGTTTCTCCTACCTGCCAATTGCGGGCAAGTTCGGCAGCGAGAAAGCAACTCTCGAACGAGTCTATTATTTCTCAGCTCCCCCCACTCACCGCACACCAGACAAACTTGGGCGACACCTGCTTTTCATGAAATGCTTGAGGGCAACCGGAATAAATGTAGAGCTGGCTAGGTTCAAGCAGAAGGAGGTTTATTGCCCCAACTGCAAAAGAGTCTTCATCACTCATGCAGAAAAAGAGACCGATGTTGCAATTGCCGCTAGACTTTTTGAAGTTTGCTGTGGCGATGAGTGCGAGACCGTGATTCTTATGACTGGAGATACGGACCTGGCACCCGCAGTCAGAGTCTGCAAGCGGATGTTCCCCAGCAAGTTAGTGTTTTTCGCTTTCCCATATAAGCGAACCAATAGAGAGCTCGCAGGTCTTGCCCCCGAGTCTTTTTCGATCAAGCTGAAAGCATATCTTCGAAACCAATTTCCTGATCCACTGGTCTTGCCTGACGGAACAGCGATCCAGAAGCCATCCAATTGGTGA